The Calditrichota bacterium genome contains a region encoding:
- a CDS encoding 5'/3'-nucleotidase SurE codes for YREQYQMRRDPRGRAYYWLTGTKVDPETDESIDDGAILQNKISITPIHYDLTNYAFIEELKRWHIAWSGGKDGG; via the coding sequence GTATCGTGAGCAATACCAGATGCGCCGCGACCCCCGAGGGCGTGCCTACTACTGGCTCACCGGCACCAAGGTCGACCCGGAAACCGACGAGTCGATTGACGACGGGGCCATTCTGCAAAACAAGATCTCAATCACGCCCATCCACTACGACCTCACCAACTATGCCTTCATCGAAGAGTTGAAGCGCTGGCACATTGCCTGGAGCGGGGGGAAAGATGGTGGGTGA
- the guaA gene encoding glutamine-hydrolyzing GMP synthase has translation MVGEEFILVLDFGSQYTQLIARRIREVGVYSRIVRYDVPAEEVQRLGPRGLILSGGPASVFEPGAPHPDPGIFSLDIPILGICYGLQVTAHLLGGKVARAATREYGHAELFVDQHDELFAGLGGRQRVWMSHGDQVVKLPPGFQVLAHTVDAPIAAVGDAKGKIYGLQFHPEVVHTAKGREILWNFLHRVCGCAGGWSAGSFIEQTVANIRQQVGDRRAICALSGGVDSSVAAVLTARAIGKQLTCVFVDTGLLRQGEADEVRATFSQGFPFDFRFVDASERFLSKLRGVTDPEEKRRVIGAEFISVFEEEARRVQGVEFLVQGTLYPDVIESTSTRGPSAKIKTHHNVGGLPERMGLRLIEPLRELFKDEVRQVGRQLGLPERLLGRHPFPGPGLAVRIPGEVTPARVALLQQADKIFIDALRESGWYDRVWQAFAVLLPVRSVGVMGDERTYEAVVALRAVTSQDGMTADWARLPHELLAAVSNRIINSVRGVNRVVYDVSSKPPSTIEWE, from the coding sequence ATGGTGGGTGAGGAGTTCATCTTAGTTCTGGATTTTGGCTCGCAGTACACGCAGCTGATCGCGCGGCGCATCAGGGAGGTAGGGGTCTACTCCCGTATTGTGCGCTACGACGTGCCGGCAGAGGAGGTGCAAAGGCTGGGGCCGCGGGGGCTAATCTTGTCCGGTGGGCCTGCCTCGGTCTTTGAGCCTGGTGCCCCGCACCCGGACCCGGGTATCTTTTCGTTGGACATCCCCATTCTGGGGATCTGTTACGGCTTGCAGGTGACTGCCCACCTGTTGGGCGGCAAGGTCGCTCGTGCTGCCACGCGTGAGTATGGTCATGCTGAGCTCTTCGTGGACCAGCACGATGAGCTCTTCGCAGGCCTGGGGGGGCGCCAGCGCGTGTGGATGAGTCATGGCGACCAAGTGGTCAAACTGCCGCCCGGCTTTCAGGTGCTGGCGCATACTGTCGATGCACCAATTGCGGCGGTGGGCGACGCGAAGGGGAAAATCTACGGTCTGCAGTTCCACCCGGAAGTGGTCCACACCGCAAAGGGCAGGGAGATCTTGTGGAATTTCCTCCATCGAGTGTGCGGATGCGCGGGAGGCTGGTCGGCCGGCTCTTTCATCGAACAGACGGTGGCCAACATTCGCCAGCAGGTGGGCGACCGACGTGCCATCTGTGCCCTGAGCGGCGGCGTGGACTCGTCCGTGGCGGCTGTGCTCACGGCCCGCGCCATCGGCAAGCAACTGACCTGCGTGTTCGTGGACACCGGGCTGCTGCGGCAAGGCGAAGCCGACGAAGTGCGGGCGACCTTTTCGCAAGGCTTCCCCTTTGACTTTCGCTTCGTCGATGCCTCGGAGCGTTTCCTCAGCAAACTCCGGGGAGTGACCGATCCGGAGGAGAAGCGGCGGGTCATCGGGGCCGAGTTTATCAGCGTGTTCGAGGAGGAAGCGCGCCGCGTGCAAGGGGTGGAGTTCCTTGTGCAGGGTACCCTCTACCCGGACGTGATCGAGAGCACCTCCACCCGGGGGCCGTCGGCCAAGATCAAGACCCACCACAACGTGGGCGGTCTCCCGGAGAGGATGGGGCTGCGTCTGATAGAGCCGTTGCGGGAGCTTTTCAAAGACGAAGTGCGGCAGGTGGGGCGTCAGTTGGGCCTGCCGGAGAGGTTGTTGGGCCGGCATCCTTTTCCTGGACCAGGACTGGCCGTGCGCATACCCGGCGAGGTGACCCCCGCAAGGGTGGCTCTCTTGCAACAGGCCGACAAGATCTTCATTGACGCCCTGCGCGAAAGCGGCTGGTACGACCGGGTGTGGCAGGCGTTTGCTGTGCTGCTGCCGGTGCGCTCAGTGGGGGTGATGGGCGATGAGCGCACCTATGAGGCGGTGGTGGCCTTGCGCGCAGTCACCAGCCAGGACGGAATGACCGCCGATTGGGCGCGCTTGCCCCATGAACTCCTTGCGGCCGTGTCAAATCGCATCATCAATAGCGTGAGGGGGGTGAACCGCGTAGTGTACGACGTCAGTTCCAAACCCCCCAGCACGATCGAGTGGGAGTAA
- the glmS gene encoding glutamine--fructose-6-phosphate transaminase (isomerizing) gives MCGIVGYVGRRQAVPVLLDGLKRLEYRGYDSAGLAVVDQGSLWFAKHAGKVSELEHRIGDKHPLGTVGIGHTRWATHGIPNETNAHPHTDCHRRIAVVHNGIVENYAVLKAELQKAGHTFRSDTDTEVIAHLIEAFYGDNCTLEEAVRAALKVVKGTYGLAVVSATEPHTVVAARQGSPLVVGVGNQEFFVASDLTPVVPYTRNVTYLNDGDVVELRPDGMVARTLSDVVVDCKVEEVSIDLERIEKGGYPHFMLKEIMEQPQTIMDTMRGRILEEEGTARLGGIEHDIDSLLYARRILITACGTSWHAALIGEYMFEDLVRTPVEVEYASEFRYRDPIIDRDTVVIVISQSGETADTLAAVREAKRKRAKVYGICNVVGSSIARETDAGVYLHVGPEIGVASTKAFTSQVTVLALMTLLLGRMKSISNTKGREIVAELKALPSKVARVLENSDFIREIAREYLDCRNFLYLGRGYNFPVALEGALKLKEISYIHAEGYPAAEMKHGPIALIDEDMPVVFLALKDSTYDKIVSNIQEVKARRGRVIAIASEGDTEIASLVDHVIYVPDTLEFLSPIVTIIPLQLLAYHMAVLRGCDVDQPRNLAKSVTVE, from the coding sequence ATGTGCGGCATAGTTGGCTACGTCGGAAGGCGCCAGGCTGTGCCGGTCTTGTTGGATGGCCTGAAACGCCTCGAATACCGGGGCTATGACTCGGCCGGTCTGGCGGTTGTGGACCAGGGAAGCCTCTGGTTCGCCAAGCATGCGGGGAAGGTGAGCGAGCTTGAGCATCGCATCGGCGATAAGCACCCATTGGGCACGGTGGGTATTGGGCACACCAGGTGGGCCACCCATGGGATCCCGAACGAGACCAATGCGCATCCCCACACCGATTGCCACCGGCGCATCGCCGTGGTCCATAACGGCATTGTCGAAAACTATGCCGTCCTGAAAGCGGAGCTGCAAAAGGCTGGGCATACGTTCCGCAGTGACACCGACACCGAGGTCATTGCCCACCTCATCGAGGCCTTTTACGGAGACAATTGCACCCTCGAGGAGGCCGTCCGTGCCGCCCTGAAGGTGGTCAAAGGGACTTACGGGCTGGCGGTGGTTTCGGCCACGGAGCCTCACACGGTGGTGGCGGCGCGGCAGGGGAGCCCGCTCGTGGTCGGCGTGGGCAACCAGGAATTCTTCGTGGCCTCAGATCTTACTCCTGTGGTCCCGTACACGCGCAATGTCACCTATCTGAACGATGGGGATGTGGTGGAGCTGCGCCCAGACGGGATGGTTGCCCGCACGCTCTCCGATGTGGTGGTCGACTGCAAAGTGGAAGAGGTGAGCATCGACCTGGAGCGCATAGAAAAGGGCGGCTACCCCCATTTCATGCTCAAGGAGATCATGGAGCAGCCGCAGACGATCATGGACACCATGCGTGGCCGCATCCTGGAAGAGGAGGGCACCGCGCGCCTCGGGGGCATTGAGCACGATATCGATTCTCTGCTCTATGCGCGCCGCATCCTCATCACCGCCTGTGGCACATCGTGGCACGCGGCGCTCATCGGCGAGTACATGTTCGAAGACCTGGTGCGCACACCCGTGGAAGTGGAATATGCCTCCGAGTTCCGCTACCGCGACCCCATCATCGACCGCGACACGGTGGTCATCGTCATCAGCCAGTCGGGCGAGACGGCCGATACCTTGGCTGCGGTGCGCGAGGCCAAGCGCAAACGGGCCAAGGTCTATGGCATCTGCAACGTGGTCGGCTCCAGTATCGCTCGCGAGACCGACGCTGGCGTGTACCTACACGTGGGCCCCGAAATCGGCGTCGCTTCGACGAAGGCCTTCACCTCTCAGGTAACCGTGCTGGCGCTGATGACCCTCCTGTTGGGGAGAATGAAGAGCATCTCGAACACCAAGGGGAGGGAGATCGTCGCCGAGCTGAAGGCCCTGCCGAGCAAAGTGGCGCGCGTGCTGGAGAACAGCGACTTCATTCGTGAGATCGCCCGCGAATACCTGGATTGCAGAAACTTTCTCTACTTAGGGCGGGGCTACAACTTTCCTGTGGCGCTGGAAGGGGCTCTCAAGTTGAAGGAAATCTCTTACATCCATGCCGAGGGGTATCCGGCTGCGGAGATGAAGCACGGGCCCATTGCTCTCATCGACGAGGATATGCCTGTGGTCTTTCTGGCCCTGAAGGATTCGACCTATGACAAGATCGTGAGCAACATCCAGGAGGTGAAGGCGCGGCGAGGCAGGGTGATCGCCATTGCCAGCGAGGGGGACACCGAGATCGCCTCCCTTGTGGACCATGTCATCTATGTGCCGGACACGCTGGAGTTCCTTTCGCCGATCGTCACCATCATCCCCCTGCAGCTGCTTGCCTACCACATGGCGGTATTGCGCGGCTGTGACGTGGACCAGCCGCGCAACTTGGCAAAGAGTGTGACAGTTGAATAA
- a CDS encoding penicillin-binding protein activator — protein MRDRRIGVWRLLLSVVLTVAAARGLAGRSGSSGSLLWQQVQYSEDAEKSFSEGLILYRNGEYEQARLRFAALVAAVPASQRVTAAYLMYAKSLQKLGAYREANQYAQELVDRYPWSSYVDDAHAVMAWNWFYLGNAFEAAREYMLVLDGSQDERLRAAAARQLDALARAHLSLDELKRLEVDYARERSRALLTIKLAERELQSGQREDALRRLKRFVELYPRSQQSSRVRALLEAAQSETAGRAKVGVILPLSGYFGEQGRAVLRGMRYALREVNEQAKPAVELVVRDSESDAVKAVLAAQQLAMDPAVLCVVGELEGSVSAAIATALAPRRVPLLIPVSTENGLTLVGEGIFQLNADLDRQGSQLARYAVQELGLRTFATLAPRDRYGMMLTDAFVQTVDALGGVVVAQKWYYEGAVDLGRQLASIREQGLRSALQAQLAKQGRTPTGAEFEAAWQQEVSASRAHSEEGKSMLESTEIVATGIDAVFFPIYNDHIPVVVPQFALRNIKAQVLGGSYWDDLEQLRANRDHVEGAIFVAAHHIDERSAEYAAFRDAFRLAMGTSPGEMDVFGYDTMRLILKVMGDGGISRDAFMRVMQGVSDFQGLKGTISFRDGTRVCNDAVVLQFKNGTIVRLR, from the coding sequence ATGCGCGACCGAAGAATCGGTGTCTGGCGCTTGCTGCTGAGTGTGGTGCTCACCGTTGCCGCGGCCCGTGGCCTGGCGGGTCGGTCTGGCTCGTCAGGGTCGTTGCTTTGGCAGCAAGTCCAATACTCAGAGGACGCCGAAAAATCGTTCAGCGAGGGGCTCATTCTCTACCGCAACGGGGAGTATGAGCAGGCGCGCCTCCGCTTCGCCGCGCTGGTGGCGGCAGTGCCGGCGAGCCAGAGGGTCACCGCCGCCTACCTGATGTATGCCAAGAGCCTGCAGAAGCTCGGTGCCTATCGCGAGGCAAACCAATACGCCCAGGAACTTGTCGACCGCTATCCATGGAGCAGCTACGTCGACGACGCCCATGCGGTCATGGCCTGGAACTGGTTTTATTTGGGCAATGCGTTCGAGGCGGCCAGGGAGTACATGCTGGTCCTGGACGGGAGCCAGGATGAAAGACTGCGTGCGGCAGCGGCCAGACAGTTGGACGCCTTGGCCAGGGCCCATCTCTCGCTCGATGAGCTGAAGAGGTTGGAAGTGGACTATGCGCGGGAGCGGTCGCGGGCGCTGCTCACCATCAAGCTGGCCGAGCGCGAGTTGCAGAGTGGGCAGCGGGAGGATGCTCTCAGGCGCCTGAAGCGCTTCGTGGAGTTGTACCCAAGGAGCCAGCAGTCGAGCAGAGTACGTGCGCTTCTGGAGGCAGCGCAATCGGAGACCGCAGGTCGCGCCAAGGTTGGGGTCATCCTCCCCTTGAGCGGCTACTTTGGCGAGCAGGGCAGAGCAGTGCTGCGGGGCATGCGCTACGCGCTGAGAGAAGTCAACGAGCAGGCAAAGCCTGCTGTAGAGCTGGTGGTGCGGGATTCCGAAAGCGACGCAGTCAAGGCAGTGCTCGCCGCTCAGCAGCTTGCCATGGATCCGGCCGTACTGTGCGTGGTGGGGGAGCTGGAGGGCAGCGTGAGTGCGGCGATAGCCACCGCTCTGGCTCCCAGGCGCGTGCCCCTGTTGATCCCCGTGAGCACCGAAAACGGTCTGACGCTGGTAGGGGAGGGAATTTTTCAACTCAATGCCGACCTGGACCGTCAGGGCAGCCAGCTGGCGCGCTACGCAGTGCAAGAACTCGGCCTGCGCACCTTTGCTACCCTGGCCCCACGCGATCGCTACGGCATGATGCTCACCGATGCCTTTGTGCAGACTGTGGACGCGCTTGGTGGCGTGGTCGTTGCCCAGAAGTGGTACTACGAGGGCGCCGTGGACCTCGGGCGCCAGTTGGCAAGCATTCGAGAGCAGGGGCTCAGGTCTGCGCTGCAAGCGCAGCTTGCCAAGCAGGGCCGCACACCCACCGGCGCGGAGTTTGAGGCTGCGTGGCAGCAGGAAGTGAGCGCCTCGCGCGCCCACTCCGAGGAAGGTAAGTCGATGTTAGAGTCCACGGAAATAGTAGCCACCGGAATTGATGCGGTCTTCTTCCCGATTTACAATGACCATATTCCCGTGGTGGTGCCGCAGTTTGCTCTGCGCAACATCAAGGCGCAGGTCCTGGGCGGGAGCTACTGGGACGACCTGGAACAGCTGCGGGCCAATCGCGACCACGTGGAGGGTGCCATCTTCGTTGCCGCTCATCACATCGACGAACGGAGCGCCGAGTATGCTGCCTTCCGCGACGCGTTTCGCCTAGCGATGGGGACCAGCCCGGGCGAAATGGATGTCTTTGGCTACGACACCATGCGGCTGATTCTCAAAGTCATGGGCGACGGCGGCATATCCCGCGATGCGTTCATGCGGGTCATGCAGGGGGTCAGCGATTTCCAGGGGCTGAAGGGCACCATCTCATTCCGTGACGGCACGCGCGTGTGCAACGACGCTGTGGTACTCCAGTTTAAGAATGGCACGATCGTGCGACTCCGCTGA
- a CDS encoding phasin family protein, whose protein sequence is MEATLKKLVLAGIGAVSLTKEKVEELVDDLVKRGEVAEADRAKFVKEAADKIDAYSRQVRGWIDEEVGKATERLKPKFQKDIEQLNEQVQAMRNEIAELRKEIASLKKA, encoded by the coding sequence ATGGAAGCAACATTGAAGAAGCTAGTGCTGGCGGGAATCGGCGCCGTGAGCCTGACCAAGGAAAAAGTGGAGGAGTTGGTGGACGACCTGGTCAAGCGGGGCGAGGTCGCCGAGGCGGACCGGGCAAAGTTCGTCAAGGAGGCCGCCGACAAGATTGACGCCTACTCCCGCCAGGTCCGCGGGTGGATCGACGAGGAAGTGGGCAAAGCAACCGAGAGGCTCAAGCCAAAGTTCCAGAAGGACATCGAACAGCTCAACGAACAGGTGCAGGCGATGCGCAACGAGATCGCTGAGCTGCGCAAAGAAATTGCCTCACTCAAGAAGGCTTGA
- a CDS encoding gamma-glutamyl-gamma-aminobutyrate hydrolase family protein, translated as MTDRVREGKAEGRVHQYQERKVAPIVGLTCDYSPVDDDRGFSRGHDLYFVNCDYVRPLSDAGVAPVVLPSVADPLLVASYVSRMDGLLLTGGDDIDPEAYGETQLDPRWKTDRQRTVFERVLIAEARRAGLPIFGICRGCESINVALGGSLYQDIPTMIPGAVQHQAAGNPLGARHRVRIAADSQLAQILGCVETEVNSFHHQAIRRVADAVRVVASAPDGVVEAIEVPEDFFTIAVQWHPERMSDDERQRALFAAFLDAVRRRAHARR; from the coding sequence ATGACTGACAGAGTGCGTGAGGGAAAAGCGGAGGGAAGAGTGCACCAGTACCAGGAAAGAAAGGTGGCGCCAATTGTCGGCCTTACCTGCGACTACAGCCCAGTGGACGACGATCGGGGCTTTTCGCGCGGGCATGACCTTTACTTCGTCAATTGCGACTACGTGCGGCCGCTGAGCGATGCGGGTGTGGCACCGGTGGTCCTGCCGTCGGTCGCTGACCCGCTGCTTGTGGCAAGCTACGTTTCCAGGATGGACGGGCTCCTGCTGACTGGAGGGGACGACATCGATCCAGAAGCATACGGCGAAACGCAGCTTGACCCGCGCTGGAAGACCGACCGACAGCGGACGGTGTTCGAGCGGGTGCTCATCGCCGAGGCGCGCCGCGCGGGATTGCCGATTTTTGGCATCTGTCGCGGGTGCGAGTCCATCAACGTGGCTTTGGGCGGCAGCCTGTACCAGGACATTCCAACCATGATTCCTGGGGCCGTGCAGCACCAAGCCGCGGGAAATCCGCTTGGCGCCAGACACCGCGTGCGCATAGCTGCCGATTCCCAGCTTGCCCAGATTCTTGGGTGCGTGGAGACAGAGGTCAACTCCTTCCACCATCAGGCCATTCGGCGAGTGGCTGACGCGGTGCGCGTGGTGGCATCCGCACCCGACGGCGTGGTAGAAGCCATTGAGGTGCCAGAGGACTTTTTTACGATCGCGGTGCAATGGCACCCAGAGCGGATGAGTGACGACGAGCGGCAGCGCGCGCTTTTTGCTGCGTTCCTCGACGCCGTGCGGCGAAGGGCGCACGCCAGGAGGTAA
- a CDS encoding sodium-dependent transporter → MARQERFSSRWGLVAAALGMAIGTGNIWRFPRIAAKNGGGAFLIPWLLALLLWSIPLLMAESAIGKATRRGTVGAFASLTGRRSAWMGGFVALCTVAIMCYYSVVTGWCLRYLATALAGGLSGVDTRLYWETFIAHPWQPSLFHLGAMAIAAAILYGGVARGIERVNKVLIPSLFVLLAIAAARALTLPGAVGGLEFFFRPRWSVLAHYRVWLEGLTQSAWSTGAGWGLFLTYAVYSRKREDVPLNSLIVGFGNNSASLLVGLGLFPAVFALAPGLGLEPGEVLREPGPASTGMAFLWVPRLFAVCPGGRWLMVVFFLALSMAAITSLVSMLELATCNLVDAGMRRRTAVSVAAGFGFLAGLPSAFHLSFLENQDWAWGLGLLVCGFFFAIAVNRYGVQRFREELINAPGAGVRVGRWWDVLLRFVIPAEFVALVAWWFYQSIVVFEPQSWWNPLRAFSLGTCLVQWGIGIGVLLVANRFLARRFLGGGDRI, encoded by the coding sequence ATGGCCAGGCAGGAACGGTTTTCTTCGCGCTGGGGATTGGTGGCAGCCGCCTTGGGGATGGCCATCGGCACCGGCAACATCTGGCGTTTCCCGCGCATCGCGGCAAAGAATGGGGGCGGCGCCTTCCTCATCCCCTGGCTACTGGCTCTGCTGCTCTGGTCCATCCCTTTGCTGATGGCCGAATCGGCAATCGGCAAGGCCACGCGCCGCGGCACGGTCGGCGCATTTGCTTCCCTGACGGGCCGACGAAGTGCCTGGATGGGCGGGTTTGTGGCACTGTGTACGGTGGCCATCATGTGCTACTATTCGGTGGTCACCGGCTGGTGCCTCAGATACCTGGCGACCGCGTTAGCCGGCGGGTTGAGCGGGGTCGACACGCGCCTTTATTGGGAGACCTTCATCGCTCACCCCTGGCAACCATCCCTTTTTCATCTTGGTGCCATGGCCATAGCGGCTGCCATCCTTTACGGCGGTGTGGCAAGAGGAATCGAGCGGGTTAACAAGGTGCTCATACCCTCCCTGTTCGTACTCTTAGCAATCGCTGCCGCTCGCGCCTTGACTTTGCCAGGAGCTGTTGGCGGTTTGGAGTTCTTTTTCCGGCCCAGGTGGAGTGTCTTGGCCCACTACCGCGTGTGGCTTGAAGGCCTCACGCAGTCTGCCTGGAGCACGGGCGCCGGGTGGGGGCTGTTCCTGACCTACGCCGTTTATTCGCGGAAGCGCGAAGATGTGCCGCTGAACTCGCTGATCGTGGGTTTTGGCAACAACAGTGCCTCACTGCTCGTGGGTCTGGGCCTTTTTCCGGCGGTGTTTGCCTTGGCCCCTGGTCTGGGACTTGAGCCGGGCGAGGTTCTCCGCGAGCCGGGTCCGGCCAGTACCGGCATGGCCTTCCTTTGGGTACCCAGGCTCTTCGCCGTGTGCCCAGGTGGCAGATGGCTGATGGTCGTCTTTTTCCTCGCCCTGAGCATGGCGGCAATTACTTCCCTCGTTAGCATGTTGGAGTTAGCCACCTGCAACCTGGTAGATGCAGGGATGAGGCGGCGCACGGCGGTCAGCGTGGCGGCTGGTTTCGGCTTCCTGGCTGGCCTTCCCTCGGCCTTCCACCTTTCCTTTCTTGAGAACCAGGATTGGGCATGGGGATTGGGCCTGTTGGTGTGCGGGTTCTTCTTCGCAATTGCGGTGAACCGCTACGGCGTGCAGAGGTTTAGGGAGGAGCTCATCAACGCTCCGGGTGCAGGGGTGCGGGTCGGGCGCTGGTGGGACGTCTTGCTGCGCTTCGTGATTCCTGCCGAGTTCGTCGCGCTGGTCGCCTGGTGGTTCTATCAGTCCATCGTCGTGTTCGAGCCCCAGTCCTGGTGGAACCCGCTCCGGGCTTTCAGCTTGGGCACCTGTCTGGTGCAATGGGGCATAGGCATTGGGGTGCTCCTGGTCGCGAATAGATTCCTTGCACGACGTTTCCTGGGTGGAGGGGACCGGATATGA
- the holA gene encoding DNA polymerase III subunit delta — protein MDYWEARAQIEQGTIGSIYLLLGPEDFLAEDLLRRLIGSLLEPGAEQFNLDVFYASEADAASMVNAASAYPMAATHRVVVVKEAERLTSAGLQLLASYARRPCPTTCLVLMGESLDLRRQGARVLREQATLVELKGLRDSRAQAWVRSYLAEQGVSISEEALRLLHACTGNSLRALASELTKVLMNIYPRTAIAEDDVANTIGVTRGFTVFELCDSVGRRDLRSAHLILRHLLEAGEAPTAVLASIARHFRLLTIARGLAGRIPAPELAEKLDVPPYFVDKYVEQSKRFTPEELRAAFELLLTTDNALKTGAHRNRGRLVLELLLVRLVGERQPATRAAVQ, from the coding sequence GTGGACTACTGGGAGGCCCGGGCGCAGATCGAACAAGGGACCATCGGCAGCATCTACCTTTTGCTGGGCCCGGAGGATTTTCTTGCCGAGGATTTGCTGCGGCGGCTGATAGGCAGCCTGTTGGAACCGGGCGCCGAGCAGTTCAACCTTGACGTCTTCTACGCGAGCGAGGCGGATGCTGCGAGCATGGTCAACGCCGCCTCTGCCTACCCCATGGCGGCGACCCATCGTGTCGTGGTGGTGAAGGAGGCGGAGCGGCTGACTTCCGCAGGGCTGCAGTTGCTGGCCTCCTATGCGCGGCGACCCTGCCCCACCACGTGCCTGGTGCTGATGGGCGAGTCTTTGGACCTTCGCCGCCAGGGGGCACGCGTTCTGCGCGAGCAGGCGACTCTGGTGGAGCTGAAGGGGTTAAGGGACTCCCGCGCCCAGGCGTGGGTGAGGAGCTATCTCGCCGAGCAGGGGGTGTCCATTAGCGAAGAGGCCCTGCGCCTCCTGCATGCGTGCACGGGCAATTCACTCCGCGCCTTAGCCAGCGAGCTGACCAAGGTGTTGATGAACATCTACCCTCGCACTGCCATAGCCGAGGATGACGTGGCGAACACCATCGGCGTGACCAGGGGATTCACGGTCTTTGAGCTCTGCGACAGCGTGGGCAGGAGGGACCTGCGCTCCGCGCATCTCATCCTGCGCCACCTGCTCGAGGCGGGCGAAGCGCCGACGGCTGTGCTCGCCAGCATAGCGCGCCATTTCCGGCTCCTGACCATTGCCCGCGGCCTGGCCGGGCGCATTCCAGCTCCCGAGCTTGCCGAAAAGCTGGATGTTCCACCTTACTTCGTTGACAAGTACGTGGAGCAGAGCAAGAGGTTCACGCCGGAGGAACTGCGTGCGGCCTTCGAGCTGCTGCTGACCACCGACAATGCGTTGAAGACTGGCGCCCACAGGAATCGGGGCCGTTTGGTGTTAGAACTATTGCTGGTGCGGCTTGTGGGCGAGCGCCAGCCTGCCACCCGCGCGGCAGTGCAGTGA
- a CDS encoding sigma-70 family RNA polymerase sigma factor produces the protein MTKENRAGLHPTDEELIAKFQNGDLYAFDVLVRRYKNQLMNFVCRFVGNREEAEDIVQDTFVRLYRNKHSYRRIARFSTWIYTIAGNLAKTELRKRKGRRLLAISQLGCEDKDYEIEDSAFDPEQEVDGTMKGAIIQREIDRLPPKFREVIILRDIQELSYEEISEIIKAPLGTVKSRVNRARLRLQKRLEEIAAN, from the coding sequence ATGACAAAAGAGAACAGAGCAGGGTTGCATCCCACTGACGAGGAATTGATCGCCAAGTTTCAGAACGGCGACCTTTACGCTTTCGACGTGCTCGTCCGGCGGTACAAGAACCAGCTGATGAACTTTGTCTGCCGTTTCGTCGGCAACCGCGAGGAGGCCGAAGATATTGTTCAGGACACGTTCGTACGCTTGTATCGCAACAAGCATTCGTACCGCCGCATCGCCCGTTTCTCTACGTGGATTTACACCATCGCGGGCAACTTGGCCAAGACGGAGTTGCGCAAGCGAAAAGGGCGCCGCCTGCTTGCCATCTCCCAACTCGGCTGCGAGGACAAGGACTATGAGATTGAGGACAGCGCCTTCGATCCGGAGCAGGAGGTGGACGGCACCATGAAGGGGGCGATCATTCAACGTGAAATTGACAGGCTGCCCCCCAAGTTCCGCGAGGTCATCATCCTGCGCGACATCCAAGAGCTGTCGTATGAGGAAATCAGCGAAATAATCAAGGCGCCGTTGGGCACGGTCAAGTCCCGCGTGAACCGCGCGCGGCTCAGGTTGCAGAAGCGTTTGGAGGAAATAGCCGCCAATTGA
- a CDS encoding zf-HC2 domain-containing protein, which yields MAMGNCDDFVSLIMDYVDGELGGRDRQRLLEHLRQCEHCASQVQKLRLLRVQLRNLPRVCTSPGFDAGLRARLRAAERARWRKVFAALPFSSWRVPAFALAVVALCLAAFGALLIFRHGQQLASSREESAHALTVDATLDDSSGVWVNYVLDSVPIDAVLLGKGVPLSSQPATGPLSAMDSLERTGMAPPASLKPRLVSF from the coding sequence ATGGCTATGGGTAATTGCGACGACTTTGTTTCGCTCATCATGGACTATGTCGATGGGGAACTCGGCGGGAGGGACCGCCAGCGATTGCTGGAGCACCTGCGGCAGTGCGAGCATTGCGCATCCCAGGTGCAGAAGCTTCGCCTGTTGCGGGTGCAGCTGCGCAACCTTCCGCGCGTGTGTACCTCCCCAGGATTCGACGCGGGCCTTCGCGCCCGTCTCCGTGCTGCTGAGCGAGCGCGGTGGCGCAAGGTCTTCGCCGCGCTGCCCTTTTCTTCGTGGCGCGTGCCTGCCTTTGCGCTGGCGGTGGTTGCCCTCTGCCTCGCGGCATTCGGTGCTCTGCTCATCTTCCGCCACGGCCAACAATTGGCCTCGTCGCGCGAGGAGAGCGCCCACGCTCTGACGGTCGACGCGACACTCGATGACAGCAGCGGGGTGTGGGTCAACTATGTGCTCGATTCGGTGCCCATTGACGCGGTCCTCTTGGGCAAAGGCGTCCCGCTGAGCTCGCAGCCTGCGACCGGCCCACTCTCGGCAATGGACAGCCTCGAGAGGACGGGGATGGCACCGCCCGCGAGCCTGAAGCCTCGCCTTGTGTCCTTCTGA